A DNA window from Pseudobdellovibrionaceae bacterium contains the following coding sequences:
- a CDS encoding ABC transporter permease, producing the protein MPNLLRLIFQIGTFSRFCKKAIFNIFRKPFRMDSYLEHFDFVVNQSLWIILLTGIFTGMALAHQMYLGFIRFNAADLVGPLVAVGVARELGPVLAGLIVSARAGGAMAARLGSMRVSTQIDALEVMGVNPIQFLVSPRVLAGFLGLPILCAVFDLIAIIGAYLICIGLLSLDPAVFWQQIQNLFKMSDVYEGLFKSLIFGGTFSLICCYKGYFVKGGAKGVGDSTNLGIVYSMVTIIIMDFFLSNLIKLVR; encoded by the coding sequence TTAATTTTTCAAATTGGTACTTTTTCTAGATTTTGCAAAAAAGCAATATTCAATATTTTTAGAAAACCTTTTCGCATGGATAGCTACCTTGAACATTTTGATTTTGTAGTGAACCAGTCTTTGTGGATTATCCTTTTAACAGGAATTTTTACAGGAATGGCCTTGGCTCATCAAATGTATTTAGGTTTTATTCGTTTTAATGCAGCTGATTTAGTGGGACCTCTTGTGGCTGTTGGAGTAGCTAGAGAGTTGGGGCCTGTTCTTGCCGGATTAATTGTGTCTGCCCGAGCGGGAGGAGCTATGGCAGCAAGATTAGGATCCATGCGAGTAAGTACGCAGATTGATGCTTTGGAAGTTATGGGCGTTAACCCTATACAGTTTTTAGTTTCTCCTCGTGTGCTGGCAGGCTTTTTAGGTTTGCCTATTTTATGTGCGGTGTTTGATTTAATTGCAATTATAGGGGCGTATTTAATTTGTATCGGGTTACTTTCTTTAGACCCAGCGGTGTTTTGGCAACAAATTCAAAACTTATTTAAAATGTCAGATGTTTATGAAGGACTATTTAAATCATTAATTTTTGGAGGAACTTTTTCTTTAATTTGTTGTTATAAAGGCTACTTTGTTAAAGGTGGCGCTAAAGGAGTTGGGGATAGTACAAACTTAGGGATTGTTTATAGCATGGTAACTATTATTATTATGGATTTCTTTTTGTCTAATTTAATCAAGTTGGTAAGGTAA
- a CDS encoding ATP-binding cassette domain-containing protein — protein MSVTPIIEVIKLSKQFSKDGDFVLNNLSLSIPKNTFTAIIGYSGTGKSVFLRQILGLDRATSGIVRVFGKELHQMEPDKLNAFRQNLGVVFQDSALFDDMTVLENVCFPLKEHRQAMSVEERQLIGAKKLKLSGLNEEHFSKLPEALSGGMKRRVALARALVLEPKILIYDEPTTGLDPVLRHKVDELIAVTHKRRSSTTLVVTHDLLSALHSADHIVMLNAGTVLFQGSVPEFLKSSDNLVASFREQGLGEYGKN, from the coding sequence ATGTCAGTCACACCGATTATAGAAGTTATTAAGTTATCGAAACAATTTAGCAAGGACGGAGATTTTGTTTTAAATAATTTAAGTTTAAGTATTCCCAAAAATACTTTTACTGCAATTATCGGATACAGTGGTACAGGAAAAAGTGTTTTTTTAAGACAAATATTAGGTTTAGACAGGGCTACATCGGGTATAGTTAGGGTTTTTGGAAAAGAATTACACCAAATGGAACCGGATAAATTAAATGCATTTAGGCAAAATTTAGGTGTTGTGTTTCAAGACTCTGCTTTGTTTGATGACATGACGGTTTTAGAAAATGTTTGTTTTCCACTTAAAGAACATCGACAAGCTATGTCTGTGGAAGAGAGGCAATTAATTGGTGCAAAAAAATTAAAACTATCAGGATTAAATGAAGAACATTTTTCTAAGCTTCCAGAGGCTTTAAGTGGAGGAATGAAAAGAAGAGTGGCTTTGGCAAGAGCTTTGGTTTTAGAGCCAAAAATTTTAATTTATGATGAACCCACAACAGGTTTAGACCCAGTGTTAAGACACAAAGTGGATGAATTAATTGCAGTTACTCACAAAAGAAGGTCGTCCACTACTTTGGTCGTAACTCATGATTTGTTATCGGCATTGCATTCTGCTGATCATATTGTAATGTTAAATGCAGGCACAGTACTGTTTCAAGGTTCTGTGCCAGAGTTTTTAAAGTCTTCGGATAATTTAGTGGCTTCTTTTAGAGAGCAGGGGTTGGGTGAGTATGGAAAAAATTAA
- a CDS encoding MCE family protein: MEKIKSKEFKVGISLVIFLSILALFSIKIAGGGYSTSSGHAHWFLISDATGIIGNSYVKISGVPVGHVESIGLSSGKARLNLLIQGETKIPVDSYVEIRAKGILGAKYVGLVLGKDRKNFLAPGSEIKRVKVKGSISDFLNKVGEVSHSIQKLSSSFERAIIGDDESNPLISQIIQNVNLLTKVLLKVTSDNQGKIDSTVNNLHYISMQLRKVFSSEKDGGSWGRLKDGLLKFSNSLESINSIVEKVDRGEGTIGKLINDEGTINKVNSALEKVSSLLGGVGELKTEVDFHSEYLTAAQEFKSFVGIKLQPGSNRHYELAVVNTPAGTTTRTITRIEEGGSSSVQTEYKTVESLKFNALLAKTYSDFTLRGGLIESSGGFAVDYHPIESLELSVQAFNFKELNLKTTFKYIPLKSLYVYGGQESAFKKAGPESNYFVGMGIFINSNDLSLLRFLR, from the coding sequence ATGGAAAAAATTAAATCCAAAGAGTTTAAGGTTGGTATAAGCCTTGTTATTTTTTTATCTATTCTTGCATTATTTTCTATTAAAATTGCAGGCGGTGGGTACTCTACCTCTTCGGGGCATGCGCATTGGTTTTTAATTAGCGATGCTACAGGCATTATTGGCAATAGTTATGTAAAAATTTCTGGAGTTCCCGTGGGTCATGTGGAATCTATAGGTTTAAGCAGTGGTAAAGCTAGGCTAAACTTATTAATTCAAGGAGAAACAAAAATTCCAGTAGACAGTTATGTGGAAATTAGAGCAAAGGGTATTTTAGGGGCAAAGTATGTGGGCTTAGTTTTAGGAAAAGATAGAAAAAATTTTCTTGCTCCAGGTTCCGAAATAAAAAGAGTAAAAGTTAAGGGATCTATTTCTGATTTCTTAAACAAAGTGGGGGAAGTTTCTCACTCCATACAAAAATTATCTAGTAGCTTTGAAAGAGCGATTATAGGGGATGATGAATCAAACCCTCTCATCTCACAAATCATACAAAATGTTAATTTATTAACAAAGGTTTTATTAAAAGTAACCTCGGACAACCAGGGTAAAATTGATAGTACTGTTAATAATTTGCATTATATATCTATGCAACTACGAAAAGTGTTTTCTTCAGAAAAAGATGGAGGTAGTTGGGGTCGGTTAAAAGATGGGTTATTAAAATTTTCTAATTCTTTAGAGTCGATTAATAGCATTGTAGAAAAAGTAGACCGAGGCGAAGGGACTATCGGTAAATTAATAAATGATGAAGGAACTATTAATAAGGTTAATTCGGCATTAGAAAAAGTTAGTAGTTTATTGGGAGGGGTGGGCGAGTTAAAAACCGAAGTGGATTTTCATTCTGAATATTTGACTGCGGCACAAGAATTTAAATCTTTTGTTGGTATAAAGTTGCAACCAGGGTCTAATCGGCATTATGAGCTAGCTGTTGTAAACACGCCAGCGGGAACAACGACTCGAACAATTACTAGAATAGAAGAGGGGGGAAGCTCTTCTGTGCAAACCGAGTACAAAACAGTAGAGAGTTTAAAATTTAATGCTTTATTAGCAAAAACCTATTCTGACTTTACTTTACGAGGAGGCTTAATAGAAAGTTCTGGTGGTTTTGCAGTGGACTATCACCCCATAGAGTCTCTTGAATTGTCTGTACAAGCCTTTAACTTTAAGGAGCTCAATTTAAAAACCACTTTTAAATATATTCCTTTAAAAAGTTTGTATGTTTATGGAGGGCAAGAAAGTGCCTTTAAAAAAGCAGGGCCAGAGTCTAATTATTTTGTAGGAATGGGTATTTTTATTAACAGTAACGACCTAAGCTTGTTACGCTTTTTAAGGTAA
- a CDS encoding ATP-binding cassette domain-containing protein, which translates to MSTVKNLYFSRDQFVLDIPFWEIPDTGISWLQGVSGSGKTTLLNILLGIEPVSNFQWWFGKKDLAKESIASRHIGVVFQELCLFPHMNSFENIQFAAQARGLSAQGENFDFLNQTFHLDSFLFKKVGLLSGGEAQRVALARALITRPKILFLDEAFSSLDVKLREESRKLVKICSQKWNIPVLMISHDQDDSKIAQQAFLLKEEKGGIRKILEV; encoded by the coding sequence TTGTCTACGGTAAAAAATTTATATTTTTCTCGTGATCAGTTTGTGCTAGACATTCCTTTTTGGGAAATTCCCGACACAGGCATTAGCTGGCTTCAAGGGGTTTCGGGGTCAGGAAAAACCACTTTATTAAATATACTATTAGGCATAGAGCCTGTTTCTAATTTTCAGTGGTGGTTTGGTAAAAAAGATTTGGCGAAAGAAAGCATAGCTAGTCGTCACATAGGTGTAGTTTTTCAAGAGTTGTGTTTATTCCCTCATATGAATAGTTTTGAAAATATTCAGTTTGCAGCACAAGCCAGAGGTTTGTCGGCGCAGGGAGAGAACTTTGATTTTTTAAATCAAACTTTTCATTTAGATTCTTTTTTGTTTAAAAAAGTGGGTTTGTTGTCAGGAGGAGAAGCGCAAAGGGTGGCGCTTGCAAGAGCTTTAATAACCAGACCTAAAATTTTGTTTTTAGACGAAGCCTTTTCTTCTTTAGATGTAAAGCTAAGAGAAGAATCGAGAAAGTTAGTTAAAATTTGCAGCCAAAAATGGAACATTCCCGTGCTTATGATAAGTCATGATCAAGACGATTCAAAAATAGCACAACAGGCTTTTTTACTAAAAGAAGAAAAGGGCGGAATTAGAAAAATTTTGGAGGTTTAG
- a CDS encoding porin family protein — protein sequence MKLLIALLFTLSMSVSAAAKSKVVKYFELGTSLDWNKKTVSKGDKETKQANFTLQATKGYIFKKHWDFSLGLKYAKLAEDQIAGKDVKRYGARVSVKYVFNKQAPLVKHHHKTWMTPYLGVGYQWFRLSPHGIGDSKIVAKTEIPSYILSAGIRCFITKNLAATWDLSYYTGKQVTKNKATRAELSNLKIAELNPSLSFVYFY from the coding sequence ATGAAATTATTAATAGCATTACTATTTACACTATCTATGTCTGTTTCTGCTGCGGCTAAATCCAAAGTGGTTAAGTATTTTGAATTAGGAACTAGTTTGGATTGGAATAAAAAAACGGTTTCTAAAGGTGACAAGGAAACAAAACAAGCTAATTTTACCTTACAAGCCACAAAGGGTTATATTTTTAAAAAACATTGGGATTTTTCTTTGGGACTTAAATATGCAAAGTTAGCAGAAGATCAAATCGCGGGTAAAGATGTTAAGCGATACGGGGCGCGAGTTTCTGTAAAATATGTATTTAACAAACAAGCACCTTTAGTTAAACATCACCATAAAACATGGATGACTCCTTATTTGGGAGTAGGTTATCAGTGGTTTCGCTTATCTCCACATGGGATAGGTGATTCTAAGATTGTGGCAAAAACAGAAATACCTAGCTACATTTTATCTGCAGGTATTCGTTGTTTTATAACAAAAAACTTAGCAGCCACATGGGATTTATCCTACTACACGGGAAAACAAGTTACTAAAAATAAGGCCACTCGGGCAGAACTATCGAATCTGAAGATTGCCGAGCTTAACCCTAGCTTAAGCTTTGTTTATTTCTACTAA
- a CDS encoding ribonucleoside-diphosphate reductase subunit alpha: MEENFPNQPNSQDGPKIMRVQKRDGSLEPVDINKIVNVVMACAIGLKEVEPMKVATKAISGLYDGASTADLDRTCIQTASFLISEDPEYSQLASRLLARYVDEEVTSQSIHNFYQSIKTSYEAGLISEESFKFVKTHKEALNVIVNKRRTHYFEYFGLKTLYDRYLYKDPTTRKVTETPQFFFLRVACGLAKTFEEASEFYELISKLDYLPSSPTLFNSGSKRTQLSSCYLLDSPEDSLKEIYNKYKDVALLSKFAGGIGLSFSKVRSRGSLIKGTNGFSNGVVPWLKTLDSSVVAVNQGGRRKGAACVYLETWHADIEEFLQLRDNTGDEYQRTHNLNLSNWIPDLFMKRVEQDEAWSLFNPNDIPELVDSYGKIFEEIYLEGEKNKKFVKQIPARTLYSRMIKTLAQTGNGWMTFKDASNKKCNQILSSSESSRQAMAKAPTVHLSNLCTEIIEVTSNSEVAVCNLGSVNLAQHVVNGKFDFDKLKATVSVAMKYLDRVIDINFYPIKVAENSNKKWRPVGLGIMGLQDAFFKLGYDFDSEQALKLSNKISEMIYFTALETSCLLAEKLGAHPGFKETKAFEGILQFDSWGVTPEDSKMWNNLKQKIKTHGLRNSLMIAIAPTATIATLAGVYEATEPQLANFFKRETLSGEFLQVNKYLVQELKKKALWTEKIKNQIKLNEGSVQEITEIPSDLKRRFRTVWELPQKILIDLAAGRGAFIDQSQSLNLFIESPSVGILSSMYMYAWKQGLKTTYYLRSRPATKIKKTTASSSDSTNKKTYTDEEALLCSLENPEICEACQ, from the coding sequence ATGGAAGAGAACTTTCCTAATCAGCCTAATTCACAAGATGGCCCTAAAATTATGAGAGTGCAAAAAAGAGATGGTAGTTTGGAGCCTGTGGACATTAATAAAATTGTTAATGTGGTAATGGCTTGTGCTATAGGTTTAAAAGAAGTGGAACCTATGAAGGTGGCTACAAAAGCTATTAGCGGTTTGTATGATGGTGCAAGCACAGCGGATTTAGACAGAACTTGTATTCAAACCGCTTCTTTTTTAATCTCTGAAGACCCTGAGTATTCGCAACTGGCTTCTCGCTTATTAGCTAGATATGTTGATGAAGAAGTAACTAGTCAGTCTATTCACAACTTTTATCAGTCCATAAAAACCAGTTATGAGGCGGGGTTAATTTCTGAAGAGAGTTTTAAATTTGTTAAAACCCACAAAGAAGCCTTAAATGTTATTGTTAACAAAAGAAGAACGCATTACTTTGAATACTTTGGTTTAAAAACTTTATACGACCGTTATTTGTATAAAGACCCTACTACGCGAAAAGTTACAGAGACACCACAATTTTTCTTTTTAAGAGTGGCCTGTGGTCTTGCAAAAACTTTTGAAGAAGCTTCAGAGTTTTATGAATTAATTTCTAAGTTAGACTACCTTCCAAGTTCACCCACTTTATTTAATTCGGGCTCTAAAAGAACGCAACTATCTTCGTGTTATTTATTAGACTCTCCCGAGGATAGTTTAAAAGAGATTTATAACAAATATAAGGATGTGGCTTTATTATCTAAATTTGCGGGAGGCATTGGCTTGTCGTTTTCTAAAGTGAGGTCTAGAGGTTCTTTAATTAAGGGCACTAATGGTTTTTCTAATGGTGTTGTTCCGTGGCTTAAAACTTTAGACTCCTCTGTGGTTGCAGTTAATCAAGGAGGGCGCCGCAAGGGAGCGGCTTGTGTTTATTTAGAAACTTGGCACGCGGATATTGAAGAATTTTTGCAACTTCGTGATAATACAGGAGATGAATACCAAAGAACACACAATTTAAATTTATCTAACTGGATACCCGATTTATTTATGAAAAGAGTAGAGCAAGACGAAGCTTGGTCTTTATTTAACCCCAATGATATACCCGAGCTAGTAGATAGTTATGGTAAAATTTTTGAAGAAATTTATTTAGAAGGAGAAAAAAATAAAAAATTTGTTAAGCAAATACCAGCACGAACTTTATATTCACGAATGATTAAAACCTTAGCCCAAACAGGTAATGGTTGGATGACTTTTAAAGATGCTTCTAATAAAAAGTGTAATCAAATTTTATCTTCTTCAGAAAGTAGTCGACAAGCAATGGCAAAAGCTCCAACGGTTCACTTATCTAATTTGTGCACCGAAATTATTGAAGTGACTTCGAATTCAGAAGTAGCGGTGTGTAATTTAGGTTCTGTAAACCTTGCGCAGCATGTAGTTAATGGAAAATTTGATTTTGATAAATTAAAAGCCACAGTATCTGTGGCTATGAAATATTTAGACCGAGTTATTGACATTAATTTTTACCCCATTAAGGTGGCAGAAAATTCTAACAAAAAGTGGAGGCCTGTGGGCTTAGGCATAATGGGCTTGCAAGATGCATTTTTTAAATTAGGTTATGATTTTGACAGCGAACAAGCTTTAAAATTGTCTAATAAAATTTCAGAAATGATTTATTTTACCGCTCTAGAAACATCTTGTTTGTTAGCAGAAAAACTAGGAGCTCATCCAGGCTTTAAAGAAACTAAAGCTTTTGAGGGCATTTTACAATTTGACTCTTGGGGAGTGACTCCAGAAGACAGTAAAATGTGGAATAATTTAAAACAGAAAATTAAAACTCATGGTTTGCGCAACTCTTTAATGATTGCCATTGCACCAACAGCAACTATTGCTACTTTGGCAGGAGTTTATGAAGCTACAGAGCCACAACTAGCTAATTTTTTTAAAAGAGAAACTTTATCAGGAGAATTTTTACAGGTAAATAAATATTTAGTTCAAGAGTTAAAAAAGAAAGCTTTGTGGACAGAAAAAATAAAAAACCAAATTAAACTTAATGAAGGCTCTGTACAAGAGATTACAGAAATACCCAGTGATTTAAAACGGCGATTTAGAACGGTATGGGAACTACCTCAAAAAATATTAATTGATTTAGCAGCTGGCCGTGGTGCTTTTATTGATCAAAGTCAGTCGTTAAATTTATTTATTGAAAGCCCAAGCGTTGGAATTTTATCCAGCATGTATATGTATGCGTGGAAGCAGGGTTTAAAAACTACTTATTATTTAAGGTCTCGACCAGCAACAAAAATTAAAAAAACTACTGCAAGCAGCAGTGATTCTACAAATAAAAAAACATATACAGACGAAGAGGCGCTACTTTGTTCTTTAGAAAATCCAGAAATTTGCGAAGCTTGTCAGTAG
- a CDS encoding ribonucleotide-diphosphate reductase subunit beta produces the protein MLLDPGYELTLRPMKYPDFFEMYKDAIKNTWTVEEVDFSTDLVDLNSNKITEAERFLIQRLVAFFATGDSIVSNNLVLNYYKHLNSPEARLYLSRQLYEEALHVQFYLTLLDTYLPNEKERNEAFAAIHNIQTIKAKGDFAFKWISFVQKVDELNTLEDRRKFLLNMICFATCIEGLFFFGSFAYVYFLRSKGLLNGLATGTNWVFRDESCHMNFAFKVIDTVRKEEPELWQPDFEDIIRTMLAEAIECEMNFATEFLSKGIVGLSGKDMRSYLEFVADQHFVRLGMAKVYNSKNPFGFMELQNTQELANFFERKVSAYQVGVSGDVGFDHTF, from the coding sequence ATGTTATTAGATCCCGGTTACGAGCTAACCTTAAGGCCAATGAAGTATCCAGATTTTTTTGAAATGTATAAAGATGCAATTAAAAATACTTGGACAGTAGAGGAAGTGGACTTTAGCACCGACTTAGTAGATTTAAATTCTAACAAAATTACAGAAGCAGAACGATTTTTAATTCAACGATTGGTGGCTTTTTTTGCAACAGGAGATTCTATTGTTAGCAATAACTTAGTATTAAATTATTACAAGCACCTTAACTCGCCAGAGGCTAGGTTGTATTTATCTCGTCAGCTTTATGAAGAAGCTCTGCATGTTCAATTTTATTTAACTTTACTAGACACCTATCTTCCCAATGAAAAAGAAAGAAACGAAGCTTTTGCGGCTATTCACAACATTCAAACTATAAAGGCTAAGGGAGATTTTGCTTTTAAATGGATTAGCTTTGTGCAAAAAGTGGATGAGTTAAACACTTTAGAAGATCGTAGAAAATTTTTATTAAACATGATTTGTTTTGCAACTTGCATTGAGGGATTGTTCTTTTTTGGATCTTTTGCTTATGTTTATTTTTTACGATCCAAAGGCTTGCTTAACGGCTTAGCTACGGGAACCAATTGGGTATTTAGAGATGAAAGCTGTCACATGAATTTTGCTTTTAAGGTGATAGATACAGTTAGAAAAGAGGAGCCAGAATTATGGCAACCAGACTTTGAAGATATTATTCGTACCATGTTGGCCGAAGCTATTGAGTGTGAAATGAATTTTGCAACAGAATTTTTAAGTAAAGGGATTGTAGGCTTAAGCGGAAAAGACATGCGCTCTTATTTAGAGTTTGTGGCCGATCAACATTTTGTAAGATTAGGTATGGCAAAGGTGTACAATTCTAAAAACCCTTTTGGTTTTATGGAATTACAAAACACACAAGAATTAGCGAATTTTTTTGAGAGAAAAGTTTCGGCTTACCAAGTTGGCGTAAGCGGTGATGTTGGCTTTGATCACACTTTTTAA
- a CDS encoding YebC/PmpR family DNA-binding transcriptional regulator has product MGKAWKNAGKAVKAEKKGRIFTKLAREILVAAKLGGVDPEGNARLKAAISEAKSLSCPNDTIERALKRASGDTGDATIEEKIYEAFGPHQVGIIIECQTDNKNRTVSDLKTLLRKNSGAWAENGSVSWNFNKVGMVEASTKKTVNDMEEEAIEVDASDVETGEFSEQDLNVVTSYLFYTDLKNLETMQKALVQREWEILKAEPAYRPKQAPDLTEEQQKEVYLLLEQLDDFEDSRRVYSSID; this is encoded by the coding sequence ATGGGAAAGGCTTGGAAAAATGCAGGCAAAGCAGTAAAGGCAGAAAAAAAAGGTAGAATTTTTACCAAACTTGCTCGTGAAATTTTAGTAGCTGCAAAATTGGGAGGAGTAGACCCCGAGGGGAATGCTAGATTAAAAGCTGCTATTTCTGAAGCTAAGTCTTTGTCTTGCCCTAACGATACCATTGAGCGCGCTTTAAAAAGAGCTAGTGGTGACACTGGCGATGCCACTATTGAAGAAAAAATTTATGAAGCTTTTGGCCCTCATCAAGTGGGTATTATTATTGAATGCCAAACCGATAATAAAAATCGCACAGTTTCTGACTTAAAAACTTTATTAAGAAAAAATTCTGGCGCATGGGCAGAAAATGGCAGTGTTTCTTGGAATTTTAATAAAGTGGGAATGGTAGAGGCCAGCACTAAAAAAACGGTAAACGATATGGAAGAAGAAGCCATAGAGGTAGATGCTTCTGATGTAGAAACTGGTGAGTTTAGTGAGCAAGACCTTAATGTCGTTACCTCTTATTTATTTTATACCGACTTAAAGAACTTAGAGACCATGCAAAAAGCTTTAGTACAAAGAGAATGGGAAATTTTAAAAGCAGAGCCTGCTTATAGGCCTAAGCAAGCTCCCGATTTAACAGAAGAACAACAAAAAGAAGTCTATCTTTTGCTGGAACAATTAGATGATTTTGAAGACAGTCGTAGAGTGTATTCTAGTATTGATTAA
- a CDS encoding M3 family metallopeptidase, translating into MSDFQLTTFKEFKIETFVEKLEALLEKNRKVTAEALKQSTFNYDNFVRILSNADEELELFYSPLNLYNGVLNSTEVRNVVKKARPLVVTYSLERSQNKGIFDAYNSIKNSAEFLNLTFVQQRVVTEALKHFKLSGVHLKDEDKKTFNTIAQKLSKLETQFSNNTLDSRQSWSKTVTNLKELEGTPKNTLDLMKQKAEEKKIDGWLITLDAPIMMPLMQYCKNSSLKEEVFKKASCLASELEGFEKWNNLPIMKEILELRQAKAKILGFESFVELSLASKMASGFAEVNTFLSKLSAQTKSLAKKEYDDLKQFAKTKDNLVMQDWDRAYYAELFKKEKFKVDNEEIKQYFNDAHVIKTLFHITENLYNIKIKEKAENKNVWHPDVTEYEIFSSAGEYIAKFYLDLYARSGKSSGAWMSSFSSYSKNQKAIAYMVCNASPRVNNQPALLSHNDVITLFHEFGHGIHHLLSAISEFDLSGGGGVEWDAIEAPSQFMENFCWDPEVLKMLSKHYKTKESLSDHLIDALIASKNYNIGLFFAKQIELGLFDLRLHKYNEGVYDTLNKVREEVSVSKAPDFNRFPNSFGHIFAGGYASGYYSYIWADVLSADIFMAFKEESIKNKTNLLSVNTGKRFLKTYLSQGGAKPAMELFKDFRGREPDIDALLSMNGIKQ; encoded by the coding sequence ATGTCTGACTTTCAATTAACTACTTTTAAAGAGTTTAAAATAGAAACCTTCGTAGAAAAACTAGAAGCACTTTTAGAAAAGAATCGAAAAGTAACAGCAGAGGCTTTAAAGCAATCCACTTTTAACTATGATAATTTTGTTAGGATATTATCTAATGCCGACGAAGAATTAGAGTTATTTTATTCGCCATTAAACTTATATAACGGTGTTTTAAACTCTACAGAAGTTCGTAATGTTGTAAAAAAAGCACGCCCTTTAGTAGTCACCTACTCTTTAGAGCGATCGCAAAATAAGGGTATTTTTGATGCCTACAATAGTATTAAAAACTCTGCAGAGTTTTTAAATTTAACTTTTGTGCAACAACGCGTAGTCACCGAAGCGCTAAAACACTTTAAACTTTCCGGGGTTCACTTAAAAGACGAAGACAAAAAAACATTTAATACAATTGCTCAAAAATTGTCTAAGTTAGAAACGCAATTTTCTAATAATACTTTAGATTCTCGACAATCTTGGTCTAAAACTGTTACTAATTTAAAAGAACTAGAAGGCACTCCCAAAAATACGCTCGATTTAATGAAGCAAAAGGCTGAAGAAAAAAAGATAGACGGTTGGCTTATCACTTTAGATGCTCCTATTATGATGCCACTTATGCAATATTGCAAAAACTCTTCTTTAAAAGAAGAAGTTTTTAAAAAAGCCTCCTGCCTTGCTTCCGAACTAGAAGGTTTTGAAAAATGGAACAACCTTCCCATAATGAAAGAAATTTTAGAGCTAAGACAAGCTAAAGCCAAAATTTTAGGTTTTGAAAGTTTTGTAGAACTTTCTTTAGCCAGTAAAATGGCCTCTGGTTTTGCCGAAGTTAATACTTTTTTATCTAAACTATCTGCACAAACAAAGTCGCTGGCTAAAAAAGAATACGACGATTTAAAACAGTTTGCAAAAACAAAAGACAACTTAGTTATGCAAGATTGGGATAGAGCGTATTACGCAGAACTATTTAAAAAAGAAAAGTTTAAAGTAGATAATGAAGAAATTAAACAATACTTTAATGATGCTCATGTTATAAAAACTTTATTTCACATTACAGAAAATTTATACAATATAAAAATTAAAGAAAAAGCCGAAAACAAAAATGTTTGGCATCCCGATGTAACCGAGTATGAAATTTTTTCTTCTGCTGGTGAATATATTGCAAAATTTTATTTAGACCTTTATGCCCGCTCTGGAAAAAGCTCTGGTGCGTGGATGTCTTCTTTTAGTAGTTACTCTAAAAACCAAAAGGCTATTGCCTACATGGTTTGTAACGCTTCTCCTCGAGTAAATAATCAACCCGCTTTATTAAGTCACAACGATGTTATTACTTTATTTCATGAATTTGGTCATGGCATTCATCATTTATTAAGTGCTATTTCTGAATTTGATTTATCTGGAGGCGGCGGAGTAGAATGGGATGCCATTGAGGCCCCTAGCCAATTTATGGAAAATTTTTGTTGGGACCCAGAAGTATTAAAAATGCTTTCTAAGCATTACAAAACTAAAGAAAGTTTATCCGACCATTTAATTGATGCATTAATTGCCTCTAAAAATTATAACATTGGATTATTTTTTGCAAAACAAATAGAGCTGGGTTTATTTGACCTTCGTTTACATAAATATAACGAAGGTGTTTATGATACTTTAAATAAAGTTAGAGAAGAAGTTTCTGTTAGCAAGGCCCCTGACTTCAATCGATTCCCTAATAGCTTTGGTCATATTTTTGCGGGAGGTTATGCTTCTGGTTACTACAGTTATATATGGGCAGATGTATTATCTGCAGATATTTTTATGGCCTTTAAAGAAGAAAGTATAAAAAATAAAACCAATTTGCTGTCTGTTAATACTGGTAAGCGATTTTTGAAGACTTACTTAAGCCAAGGCGGAGCAAAACCCGCCATGGAATTGTTTAAAGATTTTAGAGGGCGAGAGCCAGATATTGATGCGCTTTTAAGTATGAATGGAATTAAGCAATAA